The Bacillota bacterium genome contains the following window.
CACGAGATCCTCGTAGCTTTCCCGCGCCACAATGATTTCGGCCTTTTCGTCCTTGACGAGTACCATCGCCGGTCGTGGCAGGCGGTTGTAATTCATAGACATTGTATAGTTATAAGCGCCGGTTGCCGGTATCAGCAGGAGGTCGCCGGTTTCGGGGCAAGGAAGGTGCGCGGTTTGTATAAGGACGTCCCCCGACTCGCAGCACTTGCCGGCGACGGTGACGGCAACGGCGGAGTTATCTTTTATTCTGGCGGCGAGCACCGCCTCATACTGCGCCTGGTAAAGCGCCGGCCGCGGGTTGTCGCCCATCCCGCCGTCCACCGCAACGTAACGCCGGACACCGGGAATCTCCTTAACCACACCCACCGTATACAGCGTGCTGCCCGCAGGCCCTGCAATAGATCGGCCGGGCTCGACAACCACGCGCGGCAGGGGCATTCCCAACAGTGCACAGGTATCCCTGACGGCGCCGGTGATCGCCTGCGCGTAATCCTCGATAAGCGGTGGGTCGTCACCGCTGACGTAATATATTCCCAGACCTCCACCCAGATCCAGCTCTTCAGGAAGCCAACCGGTGGAATCCCGAACTTCGGATGCAAACCCCAGTATAACCCGCGCCGCCTCCCGAAAAGGCTCGAGGTCGAAGATCTGCGATCCGATATGACAGTGGAGCCCCACCAACTTGACGTTGTGCGAATCCATTGTCCGCCGTACTCCTTTCAGCGCCTGTCCCGTGGAGATCGGCAGCCCGAACTTCGAATCGATCTGTCCGGTCCGTATGTAATCGTGGGTATGGGCCTCAATGCCAGGCGTAATCCGCAACAGCACCTCCGGCCGCGCCCCCTCTTCCCCGGCCACGCGGTCAAGGATGTGAAGTTCGTCAAGGCTGTCGACCACGAACCTTCCTACACCGGCGCAGATTCCCTGCCGTATCTCATCCTCCGACTTGTTGTTGCCGTGGAAGTAGATCCGCTCAGCGGGAAAACGGGCGGAAAGCGCCGTGTAAAGCTCTCCGCCCGATACCACGTCCAGGTAAAGACTCTCTTCGTCTATCATCCGGCATATGGCGGCGCACATCAGTGCCTTGCCGGCGTAAACCACCCTGTTATCAGGACCGAACGCCGCACGATAACGCCGGCAGTTTTCGCGAAAAAGGGCTTCGTCGATTACATAAAGCGGTGTTCCAAACTCCTTCGCCAGATCGAGAGTGGAAACCCCGCCAACCTCAAGATGCCCTTCTTCGTTAATACGCATCGTGCCCCGTAAACGCATCTGTTACTCCACCTTGGGTAACTTCGACAGCGCCTGACGAAGTTCTTCCTCCGGTAAGATATAGTCCTCGATTTGCCCCGCAAGGTAGTCGTCATAAGCCCCCAGGTCAAAATGGCCGTGGCCGCTGAGGTTGAAAAGCACAACCCGCGACTCGCCCGCCTCCCGGGCTGCCAGCGCCTCGTCGATCGCGCACCTGATGGCGTGCGCCGACTCCGGCGCCGGAACAATCGCTTCCGCGTGTGCAAACTGCACCGCGGCATCGAAAATCTGCTTCTGTTTGTAAGCCCGCGCCTCGACGAAACCGTCCGCAACCACCTGGCAAA
Protein-coding sequences here:
- the lysA gene encoding diaminopimelate decarboxylase; translation: MRLRGTMRINEEGHLEVGGVSTLDLAKEFGTPLYVIDEALFRENCRRYRAAFGPDNRVVYAGKALMCAAICRMIDEESLYLDVVSGGELYTALSARFPAERIYFHGNNKSEDEIRQGICAGVGRFVVDSLDELHILDRVAGEEGARPEVLLRITPGIEAHTHDYIRTGQIDSKFGLPISTGQALKGVRRTMDSHNVKLVGLHCHIGSQIFDLEPFREAARVILGFASEVRDSTGWLPEELDLGGGLGIYYVSGDDPPLIEDYAQAITGAVRDTCALLGMPLPRVVVEPGRSIAGPAGSTLYTVGVVKEIPGVRRYVAVDGGMGDNPRPALYQAQYEAVLAARIKDNSAVAVTVAGKCCESGDVLIQTAHLPCPETGDLLLIPATGAYNYTMSMNYNRLPRPAMVLVKDEKAEIIVARESYEDLVRNDRVPESLWKLSPRT